A single window of Deltaproteobacteria bacterium DNA harbors:
- a CDS encoding glycosyltransferase family 39 protein has protein sequence MEKNKKALWLFIITIVFLTIIRLVFIFTLNLSDDEAYYWQFARYLSLSYYEHPPLVAWSNYIMMQFLGSTAYAVRMSALLYSIGDSILVWLIAGKLLKDRMKASFAVIVINIIPAYAIGGLMMLPDAPLGFFWLLTMYFLVKVFMDGKGNYWYAAGTALGFAMLSKYHSIFIPLSALTFMIVSKDDRKWFKDKRTYIAAIIALIIFTPVIVWNIQHNFASVRFELVSRNPNFHLSINKFFTFLGSQVGLVSPFIYFLILYAIYYGFKVWQRDKNKTYLFLSIFSIVIVSFFFAVSFVVDEKPNWALMGYIPAVIIMIQLSYDMYQKKGYRFYLWLALSIALLFTMLIHIQLYYPLIPLKPADTDLTNDLYGWHTAGKAVMKAYDELSKQGKTFIFTHKYQLSSQLAFNAPGQPQVYTSNNTGDSYHDWGMNVTKKLIGWNAVYINDNSFRIDPLQHFKCKKWVELSPINIYRFGHYARTFYVYKCYGFEGIIRP, from the coding sequence ATGGAAAAGAATAAAAAAGCTTTATGGCTGTTTATTATAACAATCGTGTTTCTAACTATAATCAGACTTGTGTTCATCTTTACGCTTAATCTGAGTGATGATGAGGCTTATTACTGGCAGTTTGCAAGATATTTATCATTAAGCTACTACGAGCATCCGCCGCTTGTCGCATGGTCAAATTATATTATGATGCAATTTCTTGGCAGTACAGCTTATGCAGTAAGGATGTCGGCATTACTTTATTCTATTGGCGATTCGATACTCGTATGGCTTATTGCTGGCAAGCTCCTTAAAGACAGGATGAAGGCATCCTTTGCAGTTATTGTTATAAACATTATACCTGCTTATGCTATAGGCGGACTGATGATGCTTCCCGATGCACCGCTCGGATTTTTCTGGCTTTTAACAATGTATTTTCTTGTAAAGGTGTTTATGGATGGAAAGGGTAATTACTGGTATGCTGCGGGCACCGCACTTGGTTTTGCAATGCTGAGTAAATATCATTCGATTTTTATTCCTTTATCAGCCCTCACTTTTATGATTGTTTCAAAAGATGATAGAAAATGGTTTAAAGATAAAAGGACTTATATCGCAGCCATCATTGCGCTTATAATATTTACTCCCGTCATTGTATGGAATATACAGCATAATTTTGCGTCTGTAAGATTTGAGCTTGTATCAAGAAACCCGAACTTTCATTTAAGCATAAATAAATTCTTTACATTTCTCGGCTCTCAAGTCGGACTGGTTTCTCCTTTCATCTATTTTCTTATACTTTATGCCATTTATTACGGATTTAAGGTATGGCAAAGGGATAAGAATAAAACATATCTTTTCTTATCAATATTCTCTATTGTGATTGTGAGCTTCTTTTTTGCCGTAAGCTTTGTTGTTGATGAAAAACCAAACTGGGCACTAATGGGGTACATACCCGCGGTTATCATTATGATCCAGCTTTCTTATGATATGTATCAAAAGAAAGGATATAGGTTTTATCTATGGCTTGCTCTGTCGATTGCACTACTTTTTACAATGCTCATACACATACAACTTTATTATCCGCTGATCCCTTTAAAGCCTGCTGATACGGACCTTACAAACGATCTGTACGGATGGCACACAGCCGGCAAGGCAGTGATGAAGGCTTATGATGAGCTTTCCAAACAAGGCAAAACCTTTATCTTTACTCATAAGTATCAGCTTTCAAGCCAGCTTGCATTTAATGCACCCGGACAGCCGCAGGTATACACATCAAACAATACAGGAGACTCTTATCATGACTGGGGCATGAATGTTACAAAGAAACTTATAGGCTGGAACGCCGTTTATATTAACGACAATAGTTTCAGGATAGATCCTCTGCAGCACTTTAAATGCAAAAAATGGGTAGAATTATCTCCAATCAATATTTATAGATTCGGGCATTATGCGAGAACATTTTATGTCTACAAATGCTATGGTTTTGAAGGGATTATACGTCCGTGA
- the htpX gene encoding zinc metalloprotease HtpX — MNQLKTVVLLGALTGLLIFIGGAIGGQSGMMIAFVIAVVLNFISYWFSDKIVLSLYKAKEVQENDEPRLFSIVRKLTAQDGLPMPKIYIIPTDTPNAFATGRNPEHAAVAVTRGLIGMLNEEELEGVLGHELSHVKHRDILISSISATIAGAIMILARMAMFAEFFGGFNNRNKKGGLLVMLAFAILAPVAATVIQLAISRSREFMADEGSAGLTGNPNGLISALKKISYGNARLPMNSNPSTAHMFIISPFHGKGVLSLFSTHPPVEARIERLEKMMYGR; from the coding sequence ATGAATCAACTTAAAACGGTAGTGCTGCTGGGCGCATTGACAGGGCTGCTTATATTTATAGGCGGTGCAATAGGCGGCCAGAGCGGCATGATGATAGCTTTTGTGATAGCAGTTGTCTTGAATTTTATAAGTTACTGGTTTTCGGACAAGATTGTATTATCTCTTTATAAGGCAAAAGAGGTTCAGGAAAATGATGAGCCCAGGTTATTCAGTATAGTGAGAAAATTAACGGCCCAGGATGGATTACCAATGCCTAAAATATATATTATACCAACCGATACTCCCAATGCATTTGCCACGGGAAGAAATCCTGAGCATGCAGCTGTAGCCGTAACGAGGGGTTTGATCGGTATGTTGAATGAAGAAGAGCTTGAAGGCGTGCTTGGTCATGAGCTTTCACATGTAAAACACAGGGACATACTTATAAGCAGCATATCAGCTACAATAGCAGGCGCTATCATGATCCTTGCGAGAATGGCCATGTTCGCAGAGTTTTTTGGCGGATTTAACAACAGAAATAAAAAGGGCGGCTTGCTTGTTATGCTTGCATTTGCGATACTTGCACCTGTTGCGGCTACGGTTATCCAGCTTGCCATATCAAGATCGCGGGAGTTTATGGCAGATGAGGGAAGTGCAGGACTCACCGGTAATCCGAATGGTTTGATCTCTGCACTGAAGAAAATAAGCTATGGTAATGCAAGGCTTCCGATGAATTCCAACCCTTCTACTGCACATATGTTTATAATATCACCATTCCATGGTAAGGGAGTATTGTCATTGTTCAGTACTCACCCACCGGTGGAAGCAAGGATTGAAAGATTAGAAAAAATGATGTATGGTAGATAA
- a CDS encoding ATP-dependent Clp protease ATP-binding subunit yields MFDLADYKERLSEKAQEMIGTAIEESKKRQQFYVGVEHLFLAFIMSEKDFINDLNRALGVGTKLIEDLLDEHLNNTKYFVTSGIKFLPDVVTVLQIAWDNTQNSGRQLVTPVDILESMFKEGHCYPVQLMRGFGIEPRVVIIEIEKQTRKREDKEKELKKKYELPPYLKQFGINLNKLARLDKLQPLIGRENELAQVLEILMHKERSNSVMLVGEAGVGKTAIVDGLARIIELEPEKVPYRLRNKQVVNLQMNTIVAGTMFRGMFEDRIEHIIKEVKERQNIILFIDEAHSIVGAGSAMGVPSDAANILKSSLARGEAQIIGATTYTEYKEFIAEDEALARRFRLVHIKEPSLKETRIIVEGIIPRLEKLYNVTIPHDTIDVILNLSERYNRSVRLPDKVIGWLDTSAVKTEVNNEDVVSSGTIRQVVAQESQIPIDMVVRDTSQRFLNIESVLSKRVVGQEEVIRRLSNRLRLNKGPLKENYNRPDGVLLFLGPTGVGKTELAKALAEFFYEDEHKIIRIDMSEYSDSSMAVDRLIGMPRGIVGSERGGILTNVLRDNPSSVVLLDEIEKANGFIHNILLQVFDEGWLTDGKGKKVYFSDAVIIMTSNLGSEHFKKFMQPLGFLNDVTQGFESVRKAVVSEAERIFSPEFLNRIDEIIVFNPLKYESVKQIALMYINQIEKTLTRDGKTIIITDEALDMIVKNGYSQKYGARFLKRTIDELIKIPLTINWYNGNKFTIYVQNDDIEIKSEFDGTLAHELYAPVNI; encoded by the coding sequence ATGTTTGATCTTGCTGATTATAAGGAAAGATTATCAGAAAAAGCCCAGGAAATGATAGGCACCGCCATCGAGGAGTCAAAAAAACGTCAGCAGTTCTATGTTGGAGTTGAACATTTATTTCTTGCGTTTATAATGTCGGAGAAGGATTTTATCAATGATTTAAATCGTGCACTCGGGGTAGGCACAAAGTTGATAGAAGATCTGTTAGATGAACATCTTAACAATACCAAATACTTTGTTACAAGTGGAATCAAGTTTTTACCAGATGTGGTAACCGTTTTACAGATAGCATGGGATAATACCCAAAATTCGGGCAGGCAGCTTGTTACGCCGGTGGATATACTTGAATCAATGTTTAAAGAAGGGCATTGCTATCCTGTTCAACTTATGAGGGGGTTTGGGATTGAACCGAGGGTTGTAATTATAGAAATAGAGAAACAGACGAGAAAACGTGAAGACAAGGAAAAAGAGTTAAAGAAAAAATATGAACTGCCGCCATACTTGAAACAGTTCGGTATAAATCTTAATAAACTTGCGAGGCTTGATAAGCTCCAACCTCTTATAGGAAGAGAAAATGAACTCGCACAGGTTCTCGAGATCTTGATGCATAAGGAACGCAGCAACTCGGTTATGCTTGTAGGTGAAGCGGGGGTTGGCAAAACAGCTATTGTAGACGGACTGGCAAGGATAATAGAACTCGAGCCGGAAAAAGTTCCCTACAGGTTGAGAAATAAGCAGGTGGTAAACCTGCAGATGAACACCATAGTTGCAGGCACCATGTTTAGGGGTATGTTTGAAGATAGAATAGAGCATATAATTAAAGAGGTTAAAGAAAGACAGAATATTATACTTTTCATAGATGAGGCGCATAGTATTGTTGGAGCCGGTTCTGCTATGGGGGTGCCGAGTGATGCGGCAAACATATTAAAATCCAGTCTTGCAAGAGGTGAGGCTCAGATTATAGGAGCTACCACGTATACGGAATACAAGGAATTTATTGCAGAAGATGAAGCTCTTGCGCGAAGATTCAGGCTTGTCCATATTAAAGAGCCGTCACTGAAGGAAACCCGCATTATAGTGGAGGGAATCATACCGAGACTTGAAAAATTGTACAACGTGACAATACCCCATGATACGATAGATGTTATCCTGAATCTCAGCGAAAGGTATAACCGTTCAGTCCGTTTACCCGATAAGGTTATTGGCTGGCTTGACACATCGGCAGTTAAAACAGAGGTAAATAATGAAGATGTTGTGTCGTCTGGTACAATCAGGCAGGTTGTCGCACAGGAATCTCAAATACCTATTGATATGGTTGTAAGGGATACGTCACAGCGGTTTTTAAACATAGAATCAGTTCTTTCAAAAAGGGTTGTTGGTCAGGAAGAGGTCATAAGAAGGCTATCAAACCGCTTAAGGCTTAACAAGGGACCATTGAAAGAAAATTACAACAGACCCGATGGTGTATTGCTCTTCCTGGGTCCGACCGGTGTAGGTAAGACGGAACTGGCAAAGGCGCTTGCAGAGTTTTTTTATGAAGATGAGCATAAAATAATTCGTATTGATATGTCTGAATATTCCGATTCTTCAATGGCAGTTGATAGATTAATCGGTATGCCGAGGGGCATAGTTGGTTCTGAAAGAGGCGGTATACTGACAAATGTGCTGAGAGATAATCCTTCATCGGTAGTACTTCTCGATGAGATAGAAAAGGCTAACGGTTTTATACACAATATACTATTACAGGTTTTTGATGAAGGATGGCTTACCGATGGAAAGGGTAAAAAAGTTTACTTCAGCGATGCAGTGATTATTATGACAAGTAACCTTGGTTCAGAGCATTTTAAAAAGTTTATGCAGCCTCTTGGATTTTTAAATGATGTAACACAGGGTTTTGAATCTGTGAGAAAGGCTGTAGTTTCAGAGGCTGAGAGGATATTTTCACCCGAATTCTTGAACAGGATAGATGAGATAATAGTGTTCAATCCATTGAAGTATGAGAGTGTTAAACAGATAGCGCTTATGTATATAAATCAGATAGAAAAAACCTTAACAAGGGACGGGAAAACCATAATCATTACCGATGAAGCACTGGATATGATTGTAAAAAACGGGTACAGTCAAAAGTACGGAGCACGATTTTTGAAGCGAACTATTGATGAGCTTATAAAGATACCGTTAACGATTAATTGGTATAATGGAAATAAGTTTACAATCTATGTACAAAACGATGACATAGAAATAAAATCTGAATTTGACGGCACACTTGCACATGAACTTTATGCCCCGGTAAATATCTAA
- a CDS encoding ABC transporter ATP-binding protein, whose product MIELKNVVKKYGERVILHGISFSVEKGEVLGFLGPNGAGKTTTMRIITGYLSASSGDIVVDGYNVRQYPNKVKGIIGYLPELAPAYHEMTVLSYLKFMAGIKGVPGNTVNSALQRVISQSHVENVKDRLIGNLSRGYRQRVGIAQALLNDPKILILDEPTVGLDPEQIIEIRNLINDLGKDHTIILSTHILPEVAITCTRVLVINDGKLLTHESFDNLSKKLQDEKVFSLIPTRIDDKMIASLKTIDKVISVTTVDREISIKTENGFDKPELISEAVFKSGGNIIKFAPETFNMEDIYIKLISQDRGGAQ is encoded by the coding sequence ATGATAGAATTAAAAAATGTTGTTAAAAAATATGGTGAAAGAGTGATACTGCATGGTATTTCATTCAGTGTTGAAAAAGGAGAGGTCCTTGGTTTTCTAGGCCCCAACGGTGCCGGGAAAACAACCACAATGCGCATCATAACAGGTTATCTGTCGGCTTCTTCAGGCGATATCGTGGTTGACGGTTATAATGTTAGGCAATACCCTAACAAGGTAAAAGGTATAATAGGCTATTTACCGGAACTCGCGCCCGCGTATCATGAAATGACTGTACTGAGTTATCTAAAGTTCATGGCGGGTATAAAAGGAGTACCCGGGAATACGGTAAATTCAGCATTACAAAGGGTAATATCCCAGTCACATGTAGAGAACGTGAAGGACAGGCTCATAGGCAATTTATCAAGGGGATACAGGCAAAGGGTCGGCATTGCTCAGGCACTGTTAAACGATCCAAAAATCTTGATACTCGATGAGCCGACGGTCGGGCTTGATCCGGAACAGATCATTGAAATAAGAAATCTTATAAATGATCTTGGTAAAGACCATACAATCATACTCAGTACTCACATACTGCCGGAGGTTGCTATTACGTGCACAAGGGTACTTGTTATTAACGACGGCAAATTACTTACCCATGAGTCATTTGATAACCTTTCAAAAAAGCTGCAGGATGAAAAGGTCTTCAGCCTCATTCCAACAAGAATAGATGATAAAATGATAGCATCGTTAAAAACCATAGATAAGGTTATATCTGTAACAACAGTTGACAGAGAGATATCCATAAAAACGGAGAATGGTTTTGATAAACCGGAGCTCATATCAGAAGCGGTCTTCAAATCAGGGGGTAACATTATAAAATTTGCTCCTGAAACATTTAACATGGAAGATATATACATAAAACTGATCTCGCAGGATAGAGGGGGTGCACAATGA
- a CDS encoding ABC transporter permease subunit: protein MSIKKIWTIARRELNSYFTSPIAYVILAIFTFLTGYFFYVRVQFYNFLSLQFMRYQGHIGALNINDYILKPLYGNLGVILLLLIPIITMKTFAEEKRNGTKELIMTSPVTLTDIVLGKFTASAIILIVMLASTISAPIFLLSYASPDKGVILSIYLGMFLMGIAMLSVGMFASSLTENQIVAAVISFGILLGFWAIGWASHGTNPAIASVLTFLSLIDTHFQDPLKGLIDTRDILYYLSFTFFFLFLTHRILESERWR from the coding sequence ATGAGTATAAAAAAGATATGGACTATTGCAAGAAGAGAGCTTAATTCGTACTTTACATCACCTATTGCTTATGTGATTCTGGCTATATTCACTTTTCTTACAGGATACTTCTTTTATGTAAGGGTACAGTTTTATAACTTTTTAAGTCTTCAGTTTATGCGCTATCAGGGACACATAGGCGCCCTTAATATCAACGATTACATACTAAAACCCTTGTACGGGAATCTCGGTGTGATACTGCTGCTTCTCATACCTATAATTACAATGAAAACGTTTGCAGAGGAGAAAAGGAACGGTACAAAGGAGTTGATAATGACATCTCCTGTTACATTGACTGACATAGTATTGGGGAAATTCACCGCTTCTGCCATAATTCTTATTGTAATGCTCGCTTCTACAATATCTGCCCCGATATTTTTATTGAGCTATGCATCGCCTGATAAAGGGGTTATATTATCCATATATTTAGGTATGTTTTTGATGGGCATTGCAATGCTATCTGTTGGTATGTTTGCTTCAAGCCTAACAGAGAATCAGATAGTAGCTGCTGTAATATCTTTTGGTATATTGCTTGGATTCTGGGCAATAGGCTGGGCATCACATGGTACGAATCCTGCGATTGCCTCTGTACTGACGTTTTTATCTTTGATTGATACACATTTTCAGGATCCTTTAAAAGGGCTTATAGATACAAGGGATATTTTGTACTATCTAAGTTTTACATTCTTCTTTTTGTTCCTCACACATAGGATTTTAGAATCAGAGAGATGGAGGTAA